The following coding sequences lie in one Chryseobacterium arthrosphaerae genomic window:
- a CDS encoding heme-binding domain-containing protein — MKTVKKVIFWTLVAFALIQFIPIDRVNKPVDSAVNFVDYAKAPEKVSTLLKNACYDCHSNETVYPKYAFIAPISWSVKSHVNEGREHMNFSVWGTYNKELKESMLNKSVQTLQNKTMPMPGYIVYHKEANLSEAERSLLIQYFDGMLKSKTY, encoded by the coding sequence CTGGACACTTGTGGCGTTTGCCCTGATTCAGTTCATTCCTATTGACAGGGTGAACAAACCGGTTGATTCTGCCGTGAATTTTGTTGATTATGCAAAAGCTCCGGAAAAGGTGAGTACATTGCTTAAAAATGCATGCTATGACTGTCATTCCAATGAAACCGTTTACCCGAAATATGCATTTATAGCCCCGATTTCATGGTCGGTAAAAAGCCATGTAAACGAAGGGAGAGAACATATGAACTTTTCTGTCTGGGGAACTTATAATAAGGAACTAAAAGAGAGCATGCTTAATAAATCTGTTCAGACCCTGCAGAATAAAACGATGCCAATGCCCGGATATATAGTTTATCACAAAGAAGCGAATCTTTCAGAAGCAGAAAGATCTTTACTGATCCAGTATTTCGACGGAATGCTGAAATCTAAAACGTACTAA
- a CDS encoding NUDIX hydrolase encodes MKLLKYCPSCGKESLHWDGEKKWSCPECGFTLYNNVAGAVAVVIRCGDEMYLTRRNRDPKKGKLDLAGGFVDPKESAEETCKRELFEELQLDIDISNLKYLTSLPNIYQYKEIDYNTIDLFYEYNVMEKFEVNLELSEISEALWVPLQDLNLEDIAFDSQQRFFERYIKK; translated from the coding sequence ATGAAATTATTGAAATATTGCCCAAGCTGTGGCAAAGAATCTTTACACTGGGACGGTGAAAAAAAATGGAGCTGTCCTGAGTGCGGTTTTACCCTGTACAATAATGTGGCAGGCGCCGTAGCGGTTGTCATCAGATGTGGTGACGAAATGTATCTTACACGCAGAAACAGAGACCCTAAAAAAGGGAAACTCGATCTGGCCGGAGGATTTGTTGACCCTAAAGAAAGTGCGGAAGAAACCTGTAAAAGGGAGCTTTTTGAAGAGCTGCAACTGGACATCGATATTTCGAACCTGAAGTACCTTACAAGCCTTCCTAACATCTATCAGTATAAAGAAATTGATTATAATACGATTGATCTCTTTTATGAGTATAATGTTATGGAAAAGTTTGAAGTTAATCTTGAGCTTTCAGAGATCTCGGAAGCATTGTGGGTCCCTTTGCAGGATCTTAACCTTGAAGATATAGCTTTTGATTCTCAGCAAAGATTTTTTGAAAGGTATATAAAGAAATAA
- the xerD gene encoding site-specific tyrosine recombinase XerD codes for MTWDEKIKDFEIFLRFERNFSENTLDAYVRDIRKLKDYAEEDLENVGPDSIGYENLQEYIFNLSKQKFSERSQARWISSIKAFFKFLLEDEYREDNPAALLEGPKLGLYLPDTLSLPDINKIIAAIEVNTDLGKRNQCIIEVLYGCGLRVSELIDLKISNINFKEQFIKVHGKGNKTRFVPLADYTAELLDSYIKEVRSKGKINKKYEDTLFLNSRGTSMSRVIVFLIIKELTDKAGVNKKISPHTFRHSFATHLLQNGADLRYIQEMLGHSSITTTEIYTHLKTEELRDVILNYHPRNINIAQ; via the coding sequence ATGACTTGGGATGAAAAGATCAAAGATTTTGAAATATTTCTTCGTTTCGAAAGGAATTTTTCAGAAAACACTCTCGACGCTTACGTTCGGGATATTAGAAAATTAAAAGATTACGCAGAGGAGGATCTGGAAAATGTCGGTCCGGATTCTATAGGTTATGAAAACCTGCAGGAGTATATCTTCAATCTTTCCAAACAGAAATTCAGTGAGCGATCACAGGCAAGATGGATCTCTTCCATCAAAGCCTTCTTCAAATTTCTGCTGGAGGACGAATACCGGGAAGACAACCCTGCAGCGCTACTTGAAGGCCCTAAATTAGGACTCTACTTACCTGATACCTTAAGCCTTCCTGATATCAACAAAATTATTGCAGCCATTGAGGTTAATACGGATCTCGGAAAAAGAAACCAGTGCATTATTGAGGTATTGTACGGTTGCGGCCTTCGTGTGTCTGAGCTTATCGACCTGAAGATATCCAATATCAACTTCAAGGAGCAATTCATAAAGGTACACGGAAAAGGAAACAAAACCCGCTTTGTGCCTTTAGCAGACTATACGGCTGAACTTCTGGACAGCTATATCAAAGAGGTACGCTCCAAAGGTAAAATCAACAAAAAATACGAAGACACCCTGTTCCTGAACAGTCGTGGGACTTCCATGTCCAGAGTGATTGTATTTCTTATTATCAAAGAGCTTACAGACAAAGCAGGGGTCAACAAAAAGATATCTCCGCATACCTTCAGACATTCTTTTGCTACGCATTTGCTGCAGAATGGTGCAGACCTCCGTTACATCCAGGAAATGCTGGGACACTCCAGTATTACGACTACGGAAATCTATACACACCTTAAAACTGAAGAACTGCGGGATGTAATTTTAAATTATCACCCGAGAAATATTAATATTGCTCAATAG
- a CDS encoding deoxycytidylate deaminase, with protein MNKFDKAYLKMAQEWAKLSYCKRKQVGALIVKDRMIISDGYNGTPMGFENCCEDEEGKTHWYVLHAEANAILKLAASTQSAKGATLYLTLSPCKECSKLILQAGITRLVYINEYSDDDGISFLRNHNIEIEQISDCELKK; from the coding sequence AATAAGTTTGACAAAGCTTATCTAAAAATGGCCCAGGAATGGGCAAAATTATCCTACTGTAAGAGAAAACAGGTAGGAGCTCTTATCGTAAAAGATAGGATGATTATTTCAGATGGTTACAACGGGACTCCTATGGGATTCGAAAACTGCTGTGAAGATGAAGAGGGAAAAACACACTGGTACGTATTACATGCGGAAGCCAACGCTATATTGAAACTGGCAGCTTCCACACAATCTGCAAAAGGTGCAACGTTATATCTGACGTTATCACCCTGTAAGGAATGCAGCAAGCTGATCCTTCAGGCAGGTATTACAAGACTGGTGTATATCAATGAGTATTCGGATGACGATGGGATATCGTTCCTGAGAAACCATAATATTGAAATAGAACAAATATCGGACTGTGAACTAAAAAAATAA